A genomic window from Glycine soja cultivar W05 chromosome 10, ASM419377v2, whole genome shotgun sequence includes:
- the LOC114371353 gene encoding putative serine/threonine-protein kinase-like protein CCR3: protein MIGMGSYGVVYRAKLVDGHEVAIKRMGVVLVELKGYLYLKYCDGLNVLTAKSDVYGFGVVLLELLTGKRAILKYVKDEITQSLSLVDVVVPAILAQDLVKILDPKVAPPNVNEAFTVELVAYIAIHV, encoded by the exons ATGATTGGTATGGGAAGCTATGGTGTTGTGTATAGAGCCAAACTTGTTGATGGCCACGAGGTTGCAATCAAGAGGATGGGGGTGGTGCTGGTTGAACTAAAAGG ATACCTTTATCTGAAGTACTGCGACGGTCTAAATGTGTTGACGGCAAAGAGTGATGTGTATGGGTTTGGAGTTGTACTTCTTGAACTTTTGACAGGAAAGAGAGCTATATTAAAGTACGTGAAAGATGAAATAACCCAATCATTAAGTCTAGTGGACGTTGTAGTGCCTGCTATCTTGGCTCAAGATTTGGTGAAAATTTTGGATCCAAAAGTTGCACCACCGAATGTTAATGAAGCATTCACAGTGGAGTTAGTGGCCTATATTGCTATCCATGTGTGA